The Mesorhizobium sp. INR15 region GCGGCTCGGCGAGCATGTCGAGTTCCTGGTATAGCCCGGTCGAGCGCAGCTGGTCCCTGACATAGCGCAGCGTTGAAAAATCCTCGATGGCGAAGCCGACGGAATCAAACAGCGAGATCTGAGTGGCATCGCGCCGGCCTTAACCGGCGAATTCCGTCAGGAGCCGCTCGACGCCGATCTGCGGCACCACCTTCATCATATGGTCGACGCTGACGGCCGGAACGATGTTGAGATTGACGATCGTGGCCTTGCTGTCCTCCGCCTTTCAGAGGGCAATCAGTCTTTGCGATGCGCGTTGTGCCCCTGCATCATCGTTGCCAAAGCCGGATCGCCGTGTTCCAGCTTCTCGATGGCGCCCAGGGTGTCGTAGAGCCGCTCATCCTGCCCCATCTTGAACTTCGCCTCGATCCGGTCGATCGGCAGGTCGAAGCCGATTATGTGGGGCATGCGCCGTTCCATACCGCCAGGACCGAGCTCGCGCATACGCCAGCGGTCTTCACGGTCTTTCTCCAGAACATCAACAAGCCTGAGCAGATGCCGTGCCGTGGCGTGATCATCGAGCGGCACCGGCCTGCCATGGCAATGAACGACAGCGAAATTCCAGGTCGGCGCGCTGTCGCGCACCGGGTTGCGCGGGTACCAGGACGGCGAGATATAGCCATGCGGCCCCTGGAAGACCGCGATGGTCTCCCTGCCCTCGGCGATCAGCGCGCTGTGCGGATTCTGCCTGGCAAGATGCGAGATCAGGGTGCCGTTCGAGCCCCTGTCCCGGTCGAGCACGAAAGGCAGATGCGAGGCGACAAGGCCTTGCGGTCCCGAGGTCACGACGGTGGCGAAGGCCGCCGCCTCGATCAGATCGAACACCGCCTCGCGCGACAGCGGCGCGAATTCTGGCTTGCTGTACATGTGCACTAACTGCGCTGTACACGCACGGCCGGGATGAGGCCTTGCGGGCGAAGCAGAAGCACGGCGATCACGCCCGACAGAACGATGGCATCACGATAGGGCGCAACCGCGGCCGGCAGCGTCGCCTGCAACAGCACCTCGATGATGCCAAGCAGGAAGCCGCCTGCTACAGCACCCGGCAGGCTGCCTAGGCCGCCGACGACAGCGGCGATGAACGCTTTCAGCACCGGGGTGAAGCCCATCAACGGGTCAACCGAGGCGCGCTGCGCAACCCACAGCATCGCCGCCAACCCGGCAAGCAGGCCGGAGAGCAGGAAGGCTGTGGCGATGATGCGGCTGGCCGGAATGCCCATCAGCCGCACCACATTGAAGTCCTCGGCAGCGGCTCGCATCGCCGTGCCGGTCACCGAACGGCGCAGGAAGACTTCCAGCGCAATCAGGGCCAAAGCCGAGACGACGATGGAGATGCTAGGCCCAACGCCGATGGTGAAGTCGCCGAAGGAGAAGGCGCCGGTCATCCAGCTGGGCATGGCAACCGCTTGCGGCCGCGCTGAAATGCCGTTCTGGAACACGACTTTCAACAGGCTGGAAACCGCGAAACTGGTCAACAGCAGGCTGGTGACGCTGGCGCCGCGCATCGGCCGGAACGCGATGCGCTCCATGGCAACCGCCGCCAGCGCACCACAAGTGACAGCGACGAGCACCGCTACCGGGAACGGGAGACCGAGCACCAGTGAAGCCAGTAGCGCGTAACCCGACAGGGTCATCAGTTCGCCATGGGCGAAGT contains the following coding sequences:
- a CDS encoding FMN-binding negative transcriptional regulator, producing MYSKPEFAPLSREAVFDLIEAAAFATVVTSGPQGLVASHLPFVLDRDRGSNGTLISHLARQNPHSALIAEGRETIAVFQGPHGYISPSWYPRNPVRDSAPTWNFAVVHCHGRPVPLDDHATARHLLRLVDVLEKDREDRWRMRELGPGGMERRMPHIIGFDLPIDRIEAKFKMGQDERLYDTLGAIEKLEHGDPALATMMQGHNAHRKD
- a CDS encoding branched-chain amino acid ABC transporter permease; translation: MVAQQIINAVSLGGVYALLALGLAIVFSIVGLINFAHGELMTLSGYALLASLVLGLPFPVAVLVAVTCGALAAVAMERIAFRPMRGASVTSLLLTSFAVSSLLKVVFQNGISARPQAVAMPSWMTGAFSFGDFTIGVGPSISIVVSALALIALEVFLRRSVTGTAMRAAAEDFNVVRLMGIPASRIIATAFLLSGLLAGLAAMLWVAQRASVDPLMGFTPVLKAFIAAVVGGLGSLPGAVAGGFLLGIIEVLLQATLPAAVAPYRDAIVLSGVIAVLLLRPQGLIPAVRVQRS